One genomic segment of Rhizobium gallicum bv. gallicum R602sp includes these proteins:
- a CDS encoding protein-disulfide reductase DsbD domain-containing protein produces the protein MTIFFLEFRQFLNATICAAALAGSFEPARAEMSGWIANEGGRMRLIALPPGRDGMMRGALQIEPKPGWITYWREPGNSGIPPQITVARESGITLTAIRYPVPKHLVDGKIDDIAYDAPVSLPLTFSAKNASRSLELKASAFIGICKDICIPFQAEFSLPIAAANQSRPEEEAILKNAEASLPEKPSSQFKVISHKFSEDMKELWLQVALPDGGDTAPEVILTGPNGYVFTRKLMSKRDGKNFSTSIAVDKLPKNYEIARKSWSVLIIDGGRAMETPLAFD, from the coding sequence ATGACGATTTTTTTTCTCGAGTTTCGCCAGTTTCTGAACGCCACGATCTGCGCCGCCGCGCTGGCCGGATCGTTTGAGCCGGCGCGCGCCGAGATGAGCGGCTGGATCGCCAATGAGGGCGGCCGGATGCGGCTGATCGCGCTGCCGCCCGGCCGCGACGGCATGATGCGCGGTGCGCTGCAGATCGAGCCGAAGCCCGGCTGGATCACCTATTGGCGCGAGCCCGGCAACAGCGGAATACCGCCCCAGATCACGGTCGCGCGGGAAAGCGGCATCACGCTGACGGCAATCCGCTATCCCGTGCCAAAACATCTCGTCGACGGCAAGATAGACGACATCGCCTATGACGCGCCGGTTTCGCTGCCGCTGACCTTCTCGGCGAAAAACGCCTCCCGGTCGCTCGAACTGAAGGCGAGCGCGTTCATCGGCATCTGCAAGGATATCTGCATTCCGTTCCAGGCCGAATTCTCACTTCCCATCGCTGCCGCCAATCAATCCCGGCCGGAAGAGGAAGCGATCCTCAAGAATGCCGAGGCCTCCCTGCCGGAAAAGCCGTCTTCGCAGTTCAAGGTGATCTCCCACAAGTTCTCTGAGGACATGAAAGAGCTCTGGCTGCAAGTTGCCTTGCCCGACGGCGGCGACACCGCGCCGGAGGTGATCCTCACGGGGCCAAACGGATATGTCTTCACCAGGAAGCTGATGAGCAAGCGCGACGGAAAGAATTTTTCAACGTCGATTGCCGTCGACAAGCTGCCGAAGAATTATGAAATCGCCCGCAAAAGCTGGAGCGTTCTGATCATCGATGGCGGCCGCGCCATGGAGACGCCGCTTGCCTTTGACTGA
- a CDS encoding sensor domain-containing phosphodiesterase has translation MTTNRMLPKSPSGRLIAVIAALFLSMLALAAGVAQAAEPVKISRDDTALDLTATTEIYANQGEAFQVSTAAGADGIRRRIEVRASSENHQGDWAVFALANVSEEQLERVIVAPHFRLVNSKLFWPDLGSQRIMAITPSEGFALDRQPSDEADVFRITLNPGAVITFVAELATPDLPQIYLWEPDAYKDTINAFTLYRGIVLGIAGLLAVFLTILFVVKGTSMLPATAALAWAVLGYICVDFGFLGKLVSVASADQRIWRACAEVALASSFVIFLFTYLNLNRWHTHLGYATLAWVLGLALLFGVAIYDPSIASGIARLSFALTATMGIVLIIYLGFNRYDRAILLVPAWALILVWIFGAWLTVTGRLDNDIIQPALGGGLVLIVLLIGFTVMQHAFAGGAFQQGLFSDLERQSLALTGSGDMVWDWDVARDRVVTIPDVSIKLGLPPGTMHGAARNWLPRLHPDDRDRFRATLDVLLEHRRGRLNHEFRIRAEDGHFHWLLIRARPVLGSNGEIIRCVGTIVDVTEQKNSVERLLHDALHDNLTGLPNRQLFIDRLQSVLALAPGGETLRPTVMVIDIDRYKLVNDSLGVAAGDNILIALTRRLRRLLKPQDTLARLAGDQFGLILVSERDPAKVADFADAVSKAIMVPINFGNREIILTASIGLASWVDQQENAAGMLSDAELAMYRAKRAGGNRVEPFRPAFRDFGADRLQLESDLRRAIERKELSMVYQPIARLEDVEIAGFEALMRWEHPKRGNIPPSEFIPIAEASDIIGPLGMFALEQATSDLMAWQNQTGELPIFVSINLSSVQLLNNELYDDVRSVLSKTHCEPSRLKLELTESMVMENPEQARLVLQKLKEAGLGLALDDFGTGYSSLAYLTRFPFDTIKLDKALVRDDSDKKATILRSVISMARELEMQVVAEGIESNEDAIELAKMGCSYGQSYLFGPPMGSDSVLRLLKERFPLTKRA, from the coding sequence ATGACCACGAACCGCATGCTGCCTAAATCACCGTCCGGCCGATTGATCGCGGTGATCGCAGCTCTTTTCCTGTCGATGCTTGCATTGGCTGCAGGCGTTGCGCAGGCGGCGGAACCCGTGAAAATTTCCCGCGACGACACCGCGCTCGATTTGACCGCGACGACGGAAATCTATGCCAATCAGGGCGAGGCCTTCCAGGTCTCGACGGCCGCAGGCGCAGACGGCATCCGCCGGCGCATCGAGGTGCGTGCCAGCTCCGAAAACCACCAGGGCGACTGGGCCGTCTTTGCGCTCGCCAACGTCTCGGAAGAACAGCTCGAGCGCGTCATCGTCGCTCCGCATTTCCGCCTCGTGAATTCCAAGCTTTTCTGGCCGGACCTCGGCTCGCAGCGCATCATGGCGATCACGCCGAGCGAGGGCTTTGCGCTCGACCGCCAGCCGAGCGACGAGGCCGACGTCTTCCGCATCACTCTGAATCCAGGCGCTGTCATCACCTTCGTCGCCGAGCTTGCAACGCCCGACCTTCCGCAGATCTATCTTTGGGAGCCGGACGCCTACAAGGACACGATCAACGCCTTCACGCTCTACCGCGGCATCGTGCTCGGGATTGCCGGCCTTCTGGCCGTGTTCCTGACGATCCTCTTCGTAGTCAAGGGAACCTCGATGCTGCCGGCAACGGCGGCACTTGCCTGGGCGGTGCTCGGCTACATCTGCGTCGACTTCGGCTTCCTCGGCAAACTCGTCAGCGTCGCCTCGGCGGACCAACGAATATGGCGCGCCTGCGCGGAAGTGGCGCTGGCGTCGAGCTTCGTGATCTTCCTGTTCACCTATCTGAACCTCAACCGCTGGCACACGCATCTCGGCTATGCGACGCTTGCCTGGGTTCTCGGCCTGGCTTTGCTCTTCGGTGTCGCGATCTATGATCCGTCGATCGCCTCCGGTATTGCGCGGCTTTCCTTCGCGCTGACGGCGACGATGGGCATCGTGCTCATCATCTATCTCGGCTTCAACCGCTATGACCGCGCCATTCTGCTGGTGCCTGCCTGGGCGCTGATCCTGGTGTGGATTTTCGGGGCTTGGCTGACCGTGACCGGCCGGCTCGACAACGACATCATCCAGCCGGCGCTCGGCGGCGGCCTCGTCCTCATCGTTCTGCTGATCGGTTTTACGGTGATGCAGCACGCCTTTGCGGGCGGCGCCTTCCAGCAGGGTCTGTTTTCCGATCTCGAACGCCAGTCTCTGGCGCTGACCGGCTCCGGCGACATGGTGTGGGACTGGGACGTGGCGCGCGACCGCGTCGTCACCATCCCGGACGTTTCCATCAAACTGGGCTTGCCGCCGGGAACCATGCATGGCGCAGCCCGCAACTGGCTGCCGCGGCTTCACCCGGACGACCGCGACCGATTCCGCGCGACGCTGGACGTGCTGCTCGAACATCGTCGCGGACGGCTGAACCACGAGTTCCGCATCCGCGCCGAGGACGGGCATTTCCATTGGCTGCTGATCCGCGCGCGGCCCGTGCTCGGCTCGAACGGCGAGATCATCCGCTGCGTCGGCACGATCGTAGACGTCACCGAGCAGAAGAATTCCGTCGAGCGGCTGCTGCATGATGCACTGCACGACAATCTCACTGGCCTGCCGAACCGCCAGCTCTTCATCGACCGCCTGCAATCGGTGCTGGCGCTTGCGCCCGGCGGCGAAACGCTCAGGCCGACGGTGATGGTGATCGATATCGACCGCTACAAGCTGGTGAACGATTCGCTTGGCGTCGCAGCCGGCGACAACATTCTGATCGCGCTGACCCGCCGCCTGCGTCGTCTGCTGAAGCCGCAGGATACGCTGGCGCGCCTTGCGGGCGACCAGTTCGGTCTCATTCTCGTTTCCGAGCGCGATCCAGCGAAGGTCGCCGATTTTGCTGATGCCGTCAGCAAGGCAATCATGGTGCCGATCAATTTCGGCAATCGCGAAATTATTCTGACGGCCTCGATCGGTCTCGCCTCCTGGGTAGACCAGCAGGAAAACGCAGCCGGAATGCTGAGCGATGCCGAGCTTGCCATGTATCGCGCCAAGCGCGCCGGCGGCAACCGCGTCGAACCCTTCCGCCCCGCCTTCCGCGATTTCGGCGCCGACCGCCTGCAGCTCGAATCCGATCTCCGCCGCGCCATCGAGCGCAAGGAGCTCTCGATGGTCTACCAGCCGATCGCACGGCTGGAGGATGTCGAGATTGCCGGCTTCGAGGCGCTGATGCGCTGGGAGCATCCGAAGCGCGGCAACATCCCGCCGTCCGAATTCATCCCGATTGCCGAGGCCTCGGACATCATCGGTCCGCTCGGCATGTTCGCGCTCGAACAGGCGACCAGCGACCTGATGGCCTGGCAGAACCAGACCGGCGAGCTGCCGATCTTCGTCTCGATCAACCTGTCGAGCGTGCAGCTCCTCAACAACGAACTTTATGACGACGTGCGCTCGGTTCTTTCGAAGACTCATTGCGAGCCGTCGCGCCTGAAGCTGGAGCTGACGGAATCCATGGTCATGGAAAATCCGGAACAGGCACGGCTCGTGCTGCAGAAGCTCAAGGAAGCTGGCCTCGGACTGGCGCTCGACGACTTCGGCACGGGCTACTCGTCGCTGGCCTATCTTACCCGCTTCCCCTTCGACACGATCAAGCTTGACAAGGCGCTCGTTCGCGATGACAGCGACAAAAAGGCAACCATTCTAAGGTCGGTCATCTCCATGGCGCGCGAATTGGAGATGCAGGTGGTCGCCGAAGGCATCGAATCCAACGAGGATGCCATCGAGCTCGCCAAGATGGGCTGCAGCTACGGGCAAAGCTACCTCTTCGGCCCGCCGATGGGCTCCGATTCCGTGCTGCGCCTGCTGAAGGAACGGTTTCCACTGACGAAGCGGGCTTAG
- a CDS encoding metal ABC transporter permease, with product MTSFDIFLAPFADYGFMRRALVACLCLGLGAGPIGVFLMLRRMSLMGDAMSHAVLPGAAIGYLVAGSLSLTAMGIGGLIAGLSVALLSGIVSRTTVLQEDASFASFYLASLALGVLIVSLRGSNIDLLHVLFGTILAIDAPSLVQIGAITSITLVVLAAIYRPLVAECFDPGFLKAVGGRGPVYHVLFLLLVVLNLVASFQALGTLMAVGLMMLPAAIAQLWSRSLPSMMAIAVISATFSGYLGLIASYHLELASGPTIIMTAAAIYGLSILFAPSGLARRLFPRPHLKG from the coding sequence ATGACGTCCTTCGACATCTTCCTCGCGCCGTTTGCGGATTACGGTTTCATGCGCCGCGCGCTCGTCGCCTGCCTCTGCCTCGGCCTCGGCGCCGGCCCGATCGGCGTCTTCCTGATGCTGCGGCGCATGAGCCTGATGGGCGACGCGATGAGCCATGCCGTGCTGCCGGGTGCGGCGATCGGCTACCTCGTTGCGGGATCGCTGTCGCTGACCGCCATGGGCATCGGCGGCCTTATCGCCGGGCTCTCCGTCGCACTGCTTTCCGGCATCGTCAGCCGGACGACGGTCCTGCAGGAGGATGCCAGTTTCGCAAGTTTCTATCTCGCGTCGCTGGCGCTCGGCGTGCTGATCGTTTCGCTGCGCGGATCGAATATCGACCTGCTGCATGTGCTCTTCGGCACCATTCTGGCGATCGACGCTCCTTCTCTCGTCCAGATCGGCGCGATCACCTCGATCACGCTCGTCGTTCTCGCCGCGATCTACCGGCCGCTGGTGGCCGAGTGCTTCGACCCGGGGTTCCTCAAAGCCGTCGGCGGCCGGGGACCGGTCTATCATGTGCTTTTCCTGCTGCTCGTCGTGCTCAACCTCGTCGCCAGCTTTCAGGCACTCGGCACGCTGATGGCCGTCGGATTGATGATGCTGCCGGCGGCAATCGCGCAGCTCTGGTCGCGCAGCCTGCCGTCGATGATGGCGATCGCGGTGATCAGCGCCACCTTCTCCGGCTATCTCGGGCTCATCGCCTCCTACCATCTTGAGCTCGCCTCCGGTCCGACCATCATCATGACGGCGGCGGCAATCTACGGGCTTTCCATCCTCTTCGCGCCGTCGGGCCTTGCCCGGCGCCTCTTTCCCCGCCCGCATCTTAAGGGCTGA
- a CDS encoding GNAT family N-acetyltransferase, with the protein MPKSVFRFLSRQPEAVELENDRYALRLPRYQDFNQWHKLRSASRKFLEPWEPTWRRDELTEGAYRARVIRGKQEYASGQAIPLFLFLKPDMELLGGITIGYIRRGAAQSCMIGYWMGEKHAGQGHMFAALQLVIPYIFAGLELHRIEAACIPENARSIRLLEKAGFQREGYLRGYLKINGQWHDHVMYSLLATDTDTGRKTDSR; encoded by the coding sequence ATGCCAAAATCGGTTTTTCGATTCCTGTCGCGGCAGCCGGAGGCGGTGGAGCTCGAGAACGACCGCTATGCGCTAAGACTTCCGCGCTATCAGGATTTCAACCAGTGGCACAAGCTGCGCTCCGCCAGCCGCAAGTTCCTGGAGCCCTGGGAACCGACATGGCGTCGCGACGAGTTGACAGAGGGCGCCTATCGCGCCCGCGTCATCCGCGGCAAGCAGGAATATGCGTCCGGCCAGGCGATCCCGCTGTTCCTGTTCCTAAAACCAGACATGGAACTGCTCGGCGGGATCACGATCGGCTATATCCGCCGCGGCGCGGCGCAGAGCTGCATGATCGGTTACTGGATGGGCGAGAAGCATGCCGGCCAAGGCCATATGTTCGCCGCACTTCAGTTGGTTATACCCTATATCTTCGCAGGGCTTGAGTTGCACCGTATCGAGGCAGCCTGTATTCCGGAGAACGCACGAAGCATTCGCCTGCTTGAGAAAGCCGGGTTTCAGCGGGAGGGCTATCTGCGCGGATACTTGAAAATAAACGGTCAGTGGCATGACCACGTGATGTATTCACTGCTTGCCACCGATACGGATACAGGCAGGAAAACCGACAGCCGATGA
- a CDS encoding M16 family metallopeptidase, with protein MTVECTRLKSGLTVVTQTMPHLESVALGVWIKSGSRNETEDEHGIAHLLEHMAFKGTARRSARDIAEEIEDVGGEVNAATSTETTSYYARVLKDYVPLAVDILADILTESAFEEDELEREKQVILQEINAANDTPDDVVFDKFSETAYRNQTLGRAILGTPETVVSFSPQQIRNYLGRNYTTDRMFIVAAGAVDHDEFVRMVEQRFASLPTAPSAQPVIETARYIGGSVRETRDLMDAQILLGFEGKAYHARDFYCSQILANILGGGMSSRLFQEVREIRGLCYSIYAFHWGFSDTGIFGIHAATGGENLPELVPVIIDELHKSAGFIEQKEIERARAQIRAQLLMGQESPAARAGQIARQMMLYGGPISNQEMMERLEGITIERLTDLAGRLFFDTVPTLSAIGPLEQLAPTEDIVASLSAPLPQSKTASR; from the coding sequence ATGACAGTTGAGTGCACCCGGCTCAAATCCGGGCTGACAGTAGTAACCCAGACCATGCCGCATCTTGAAAGCGTCGCTCTGGGCGTCTGGATCAAATCGGGTTCGCGCAACGAAACGGAAGACGAGCATGGCATAGCCCACCTGCTCGAACACATGGCTTTCAAGGGTACCGCACGCCGCTCGGCCCGCGACATCGCCGAGGAAATCGAGGACGTGGGCGGCGAAGTGAACGCGGCCACCTCGACCGAAACGACGTCCTACTACGCCCGCGTGCTGAAGGATTACGTGCCGCTCGCCGTCGATATTCTCGCCGACATTCTGACCGAATCGGCCTTCGAGGAAGACGAGCTCGAACGCGAGAAGCAGGTGATCTTGCAGGAGATAAATGCGGCGAACGATACGCCAGACGACGTGGTCTTCGACAAGTTTTCCGAGACCGCCTATCGCAACCAGACGCTTGGCCGCGCCATCCTCGGCACGCCGGAGACCGTCGTCTCCTTCTCGCCGCAACAGATCCGCAACTATCTCGGCCGCAACTATACGACCGATCGCATGTTCATCGTTGCCGCCGGTGCAGTCGATCACGATGAATTTGTGCGCATGGTGGAACAGCGCTTCGCGAGCCTGCCGACCGCTCCGAGCGCGCAGCCGGTCATCGAGACCGCCCGCTATATCGGCGGCAGCGTGCGCGAGACGCGCGACCTGATGGACGCGCAGATCCTGCTCGGCTTCGAGGGCAAGGCCTATCATGCCCGCGACTTCTACTGTTCGCAGATCCTTGCCAACATCCTCGGCGGCGGCATGTCCTCCCGCCTCTTCCAGGAAGTGCGCGAAATCCGCGGCCTCTGCTATTCGATCTATGCCTTCCACTGGGGCTTTTCCGACACCGGCATCTTCGGCATCCATGCCGCAACCGGCGGCGAGAACCTTCCCGAACTCGTACCGGTGATCATCGACGAGTTGCATAAGTCGGCCGGCTTCATCGAGCAGAAGGAGATCGAGCGTGCCCGCGCGCAGATCCGCGCACAGCTTCTGATGGGACAGGAAAGCCCTGCCGCCCGTGCCGGCCAGATCGCCCGCCAGATGATGCTCTACGGCGGCCCGATCTCCAATCAGGAAATGATGGAACGGCTCGAGGGCATCACCATCGAGCGTCTCACCGACCTTGCCGGCCGACTGTTTTTCGACACTGTGCCGACGCTTTCGGCAATCGGCCCGCTGGAGCAACTGGCACCGACGGAAGATATCGTCGCCTCGCTGTCCGCTCCCCTGCCGCAGTCGAAAACTGCAAGCCGCTGA
- a CDS encoding Dabb family protein: MILHCVLLRLKAAMTGEEKQALLESVVALKQVIPGILDVRYGPNVSPEGLHGGFVDGFVVTFENAEARDAYLVHPEHVAVGERIISSTDGGLAGLLVFDFNL; the protein is encoded by the coding sequence ATGATCCTGCATTGCGTATTGCTGAGGCTGAAGGCTGCCATGACGGGCGAGGAGAAGCAGGCGTTGCTCGAATCGGTCGTCGCGCTGAAGCAGGTGATCCCGGGCATCCTCGATGTCAGATACGGCCCAAACGTCTCGCCCGAGGGGCTGCATGGCGGCTTTGTCGACGGCTTCGTGGTGACCTTCGAAAATGCCGAGGCGCGGGATGCCTATCTCGTGCATCCCGAGCATGTGGCCGTCGGCGAGCGCATCATCTCCTCGACGGATGGAGGCCTTGCCGGCCTCCTGGTCTTTGATTTCAATCTCTGA
- a CDS encoding metal ABC transporter substrate-binding protein: MISRRLLLSAALPALIAFSSVPASAETLKVVASFTVLADVVSQVGGDHVNVTSLVGPNGDPHEFEPSPADAKHLKTAQLTFVSGEGLEGWMDRLISASGYKGTPVTVSDGIKTRTMEEDGETVTDPHVWNSPVNVKVWVANIEKALSAANPADAGIFKANAERYTKTLDALDAYAHSKFDTIPDDRRKVLTSHDAFGYFGREYNVSFLAPLGMSTETEASAADVAKLIEQIKAEHVKSYFFENSNDPRLVRQVARATGAQPGGELYVESLSDAKGPAPTYEKMFRYNVDQIAAAMAKSS, from the coding sequence ATGATTTCCCGCAGACTGCTTCTTTCCGCGGCCCTTCCCGCGCTGATCGCCTTTTCGTCCGTACCAGCCTCCGCCGAAACCCTGAAGGTGGTTGCCTCCTTTACCGTGCTTGCCGATGTCGTCAGCCAGGTCGGCGGCGACCACGTGAACGTCACGAGCCTCGTCGGCCCGAATGGCGACCCCCATGAGTTCGAGCCGTCGCCTGCCGACGCCAAGCATCTGAAGACCGCGCAGCTGACCTTCGTCAGCGGCGAGGGCCTGGAGGGCTGGATGGACCGGCTGATTTCCGCTTCCGGCTACAAGGGAACGCCGGTCACCGTCTCCGACGGCATCAAGACCCGCACGATGGAAGAGGACGGCGAGACCGTCACGGATCCCCACGTCTGGAACAGTCCGGTCAACGTAAAGGTCTGGGTCGCCAATATCGAGAAGGCGCTATCGGCCGCTAATCCGGCGGATGCCGGCATCTTCAAGGCGAATGCCGAGCGCTACACGAAGACGCTCGACGCGCTTGACGCCTATGCCCATTCCAAATTCGACACGATTCCGGACGACCGGCGCAAGGTGCTGACGAGCCACGACGCCTTCGGCTATTTCGGCCGCGAGTACAATGTCAGCTTCCTAGCACCGCTGGGCATGTCAACCGAAACGGAGGCGTCTGCCGCAGACGTCGCCAAGCTGATCGAGCAGATCAAGGCCGAGCACGTGAAGAGCTATTTCTTCGAAAACTCGAACGATCCCCGCCTCGTCAGGCAGGTCGCCAGGGCAACAGGTGCGCAACCCGGCGGCGAGCTCTATGTCGAATCGCTTTCGGATGCGAAGGGACCGGCACCGACCTACGAGAAGATGTTCCGCTACAATGTCGATCAGATCGCCGCGGCGATGGCAAAGTCGAGCTGA
- a CDS encoding peroxiredoxin, with the protein MTIAIGDKLPAATFKEKTADGPVEVSTDQLFKGKRVVLFAVPGAFTPTCSLNHLPGYLENRDSILAKGVDDIAVLSVNDWHVMGAWAEQSGGMGKIHFLADWNAGFTKALGLDADLSAGGLGVRSKRYSMLVEDGVVKSLNVEESPGQATISGAATMIEQL; encoded by the coding sequence ATGACCATCGCGATCGGCGATAAGCTTCCTGCCGCCACTTTCAAGGAAAAGACGGCCGACGGACCGGTAGAGGTTTCGACGGATCAGCTCTTCAAAGGCAAGCGCGTCGTGCTTTTCGCCGTACCCGGCGCCTTCACGCCGACCTGCTCGCTGAACCATCTGCCGGGCTATCTCGAAAACCGCGATTCCATCCTCGCCAAGGGCGTCGACGATATCGCCGTTCTCTCCGTCAACGACTGGCACGTCATGGGCGCCTGGGCCGAGCAGTCCGGCGGCATGGGCAAGATCCACTTCCTCGCCGACTGGAACGCCGGCTTCACCAAGGCGCTCGGCCTGGACGCTGACCTTTCCGCCGGCGGCCTCGGGGTGCGCTCCAAGCGCTATTCGATGCTCGTCGAAGACGGCGTCGTGAAATCGCTGAACGTCGAGGAGAGCCCCGGCCAAGCCACGATCTCAGGTGCGGCCACGATGATAGAGCAGCTCTGA
- a CDS encoding YqgE/AlgH family protein: MSLSTLKNRRERGFFDGQFLIAMPGMEDSNFFRTVIYICAHSDAGAMGFIINRAQSLTFTDVLLHLEMVNDQEPIVLPEHARDFPIQTGGPVESGRGFVLHSDDYISDSSIPISDDICLTATLDIVRAISKGGGPKRATMMLGYSSWGAGQLEMEVASNGWLTCAANEALIFDRNLDDKYERALAGMGITAAMLSAEAGHA; this comes from the coding sequence ATGTCCTTATCCACGCTGAAAAACAGGCGGGAACGCGGCTTTTTCGACGGGCAGTTCCTGATTGCCATGCCGGGCATGGAAGATAGCAACTTCTTCCGCACGGTCATCTATATCTGCGCCCATTCCGATGCCGGTGCCATGGGTTTCATCATCAACCGCGCCCAAAGCCTTACCTTCACGGACGTGCTGCTGCATCTCGAAATGGTCAACGACCAGGAGCCGATAGTCCTTCCGGAACATGCCCGGGACTTCCCGATCCAGACAGGCGGTCCCGTGGAAAGCGGCCGCGGTTTCGTGCTGCATTCCGATGATTATATCAGCGACTCCAGCATCCCGATCAGCGACGATATCTGCCTGACGGCGACGCTCGACATCGTCCGCGCGATTTCCAAGGGCGGCGGGCCGAAGAGGGCCACGATGATGCTCGGTTATTCCTCCTGGGGTGCCGGCCAGCTCGAAATGGAAGTTGCCAGCAACGGCTGGTTGACCTGCGCCGCCAATGAGGCGCTGATCTTCGACCGCAATCTGGACGACAAATACGAGCGCGCTCTCGCGGGCATGGGCATCACGGCCGCGATGCTTTCGGCCGAAGCCGGACATGCGTGA
- a CDS encoding metal ABC transporter ATP-binding protein → MSDALITLDNLTVAYDRHPAVHHVSGSILAGSLTAIAGPNGAGKSTLLKAIMGELRPAEGRISHRLQRTDFGYLPQAAEINRRFPISVFDAVLLGAWRSSGAFRRVLAHETGKAREALSAVGLEGFEKRHIGSLSAGQFQRVLFARLLLQDAKLILLDEPFTAIDARTTKDLLDIVARWHGDGRTVIAVLHDFDQVRAHFPQTLLIARKLIGWGPTGDVMSPANLLKARAMAERWDEDARACEPAA, encoded by the coding sequence ATGAGCGACGCGCTGATCACCCTCGACAACCTGACCGTCGCCTATGATCGTCACCCAGCGGTGCATCATGTTTCCGGCTCCATTCTCGCAGGCAGCCTGACGGCGATCGCGGGGCCGAACGGTGCAGGTAAATCGACGCTTCTGAAAGCCATTATGGGCGAGCTGCGGCCCGCCGAGGGGCGGATTTCCCATAGGCTGCAGCGCACGGATTTCGGCTACCTGCCGCAGGCGGCCGAAATCAACCGGCGCTTTCCGATCTCGGTCTTTGACGCCGTGCTGCTCGGCGCTTGGCGTAGCAGCGGCGCCTTCCGGCGCGTCTTGGCGCATGAGACCGGCAAGGCTCGCGAAGCGCTTTCCGCAGTCGGGCTCGAAGGTTTCGAGAAACGCCATATCGGTTCACTGTCGGCCGGCCAGTTCCAACGCGTACTTTTTGCCCGGTTGCTGCTGCAGGATGCCAAGCTCATCCTGCTCGACGAGCCGTTCACAGCCATCGACGCCCGCACGACAAAGGATCTGCTCGATATCGTCGCGCGCTGGCACGGCGACGGGCGAACCGTCATTGCGGTTCTTCACGACTTCGACCAGGTGCGGGCGCATTTCCCGCAGACGCTGTTGATCGCGCGGAAGCTGATCGGCTGGGGGCCGACCGGCGACGTCATGTCGCCCGCCAATCTTCTCAAGGCGCGCGCCATGGCCGAGCGCTGGGACGAGGATGCGAGAGCCTGCGAGCCTGCGGCATGA
- a CDS encoding zinc-binding metallopeptidase family protein, whose amino-acid sequence MRLFACDNCDQVVHFDNRHCVRCNHRLGFLPDDLCVHSLEPRDEMQWQFVARPERRIRFCANAGLDICNWLLADEDPHDFCIACRHNRLVPNTGTQDGIARWRRISQAQRHLFYSLLRWNLPHPDREEDPVGGLVFDFLEDTVQNDGNILPAMTGHEEGLIAIRAAEADDATREQARTMMNEPYRTLLGHFRHEAGHFVWNKLVRDRNGLDAFRAVFADERQDYGAALQNHYVNGPPFGWQESFISAYASSHPWEDFAECFAHYLHIVDTLETARAFGIAIDPRGHEEMASEVDFNPYRAESAEQLVSAWVPLSVAINAIQRSMGQPDSYPFVLSRAVVAKLEYLHKLIQVASAMSRKAAA is encoded by the coding sequence ATGAGGCTCTTCGCCTGCGACAATTGCGACCAGGTCGTCCACTTCGACAACCGCCATTGCGTCCGCTGCAATCATCGCCTGGGCTTCCTGCCGGATGACCTCTGCGTGCACTCGCTCGAGCCGCGCGATGAAATGCAGTGGCAGTTCGTCGCACGTCCGGAGCGCAGGATCCGCTTCTGCGCCAATGCCGGTCTCGATATCTGCAACTGGCTGCTTGCGGATGAGGACCCCCATGATTTTTGCATCGCCTGCCGCCACAACAGGCTGGTGCCGAACACCGGAACCCAGGACGGCATCGCCCGCTGGCGCCGCATCAGTCAGGCGCAGCGCCATCTGTTTTATTCGCTGCTGCGCTGGAACCTGCCTCACCCGGATCGCGAGGAAGATCCCGTCGGCGGCCTCGTTTTCGATTTCCTCGAAGATACGGTTCAGAACGACGGCAATATCCTCCCCGCGATGACCGGACATGAGGAGGGCCTGATCGCCATCCGTGCGGCGGAAGCAGATGACGCCACCCGCGAACAAGCGCGCACCATGATGAACGAGCCTTACCGCACGCTGCTCGGCCACTTCCGTCATGAGGCCGGCCACTTCGTCTGGAACAAGCTGGTGCGAGACAGGAATGGCTTAGATGCCTTCCGCGCCGTCTTCGCCGACGAACGACAGGATTACGGCGCAGCCCTTCAGAACCATTATGTAAACGGTCCGCCCTTCGGCTGGCAGGAGAGCTTCATCAGCGCCTATGCATCCTCACATCCGTGGGAAGATTTTGCCGAGTGCTTTGCGCACTACCTGCATATCGTTGATACGCTGGAAACGGCCCGCGCCTTCGGCATCGCCATCGATCCCCGCGGCCATGAGGAAATGGCCTCGGAAGTGGATTTCAATCCATACAGGGCGGAAAGCGCTGAACAGCTCGTCAGCGCCTGGGTTCCGCTCAGCGTCGCGATCAACGCCATTCAGCGCAGCATGGGCCAGCCGGACTCCTATCCCTTCGTGCTGTCGCGGGCTGTCGTCGCGAAGCTGGAATATCTGCACAAGCTCATTCAGGTTGCGTCTGCGATGTCGCGGAAGGCTGCCGCGTAG